cAATATTTATATGCTAAGATATACATATAATAGATACGTATGCAATACTGCtgcaactaacgattattttgatattcttttattttttacaattaattggatgaaaatatcaaaaaattattacattaaaaattaattttaatccattattttaaacaatgttaTTCCACATCCTGCCCACTGCTGTCCTCCAAACAGTGTGTAATATAAAGCCAAAAATGTAtagtgaaaatatataaatataaaaaataaatatataaatatatagtgaATATGTAAGCTATGCTGTATATTATAAGcaaaaaaggtttaaaatacaaacattacatTCTAAACCTTAAAACAAATGATTGCTTACTATTTTAAagcagaaattaatttaaaaattataataaaagcaaaaaatgtCACTGGCGGATGGTTTCCGTGCACAGCGCGCATGCGCGACTAATCGATAATAACGTTTAACGatcattttcattatcgatCATAATGAATTTGATCGattagttgttgcagccctactgCTGCATCATAGTacagaaactgaaaaaaaattgaaatagtaatattgaaaaaaaaaataatagtaaataaacataataaattgaactgacttttatttcatatttcatgctgtctcaaaatagcacagttgagtacacttagatgttcttaagatgatattaagaagtactaaagaagaatttttagtatattaagtacaaaattagtgcacgaaaatagagcactttaagtacattatagaaatgtactttctTTCACCTGGGCAGCCATCACTCACCTAAACTTCAGTTTTCTCTTCAGTAAAGGTCCTTTCAACCCTTTCATATGATCTGTTAAACATAAACATCAACAGATATGTCAGATCAGTGATCATAAATAAAGCAAACCATTTTAGCCATTCATGCTGCCTGGAAAGTGCATATCAGGATCCGATGCGATGtccataatatatacatatatatatatatatatatgtgtgcacCTTTATGGCAGTGAGAGAGGAAATAAGCTCTGGCGTGCAAATTCTCCCTGTCGAATCGGTCCAGGGAGATGGTGGAATATTCCTTCATGCGTCCAGCAAACGAGCTCATGCTGCCTGCGCTGAGTCTGAGCTGATGAAGAACTCCAGATCCTCCTGAAAGCTCAGGACATCACTGCCTGAACTCTTCCTGGGCTCGAGACGCAGACAGCAGCACCCCTGCATCTGTCTTTCCTCCTCCTGGCATCGCTTTGGTATGAAGTCACGTGAGTCGGAAATAAACATGTGTAACTTGATAGTGTAAATTTTACAGCGACATCTAATGGACTAAAAGACAATCGGTATACTCTAAAATAGTacacaatttcacaaataattgtGCATATCCAAAAACTGTTTGGAATTCTTCTAGGGAATTTCCGGGTATAAGTTTGATTGGCCAACCAAACTTGTGTTATTCCAGGAATGTTTTCTATTGGCCATCATGCTAAGTTGCTAGGAAACAATGATGCGCAACAGCTCAGTCAATCGAGCACGTTGACAATTCAGCCTTTAATCACACACGGCAATGTAAGTTTGTATTTAATACTAATAAATATTACCTTCTAGATATGACCACCTAACTGTGGTCACACTGTGTTTATTCTAAATGAGAAGAATAGTGTGAGATGTGTTTATTATGATACACAGAAATCATGTCCTGCTCAGTTTTCCTGGATAACAAGGCCAAGCCGAAGTCCATAAGCCGAGCGAAGCAGTGGACAGGTGAGGTGGAGGACCTGTACAGATTTCAGCAGGCTGGATACAGAGATGAGCTCGAGTACCGACAAATCAAACAAGTCGAGGTACCCCATCACTTTTATTACCGTTATAATAATCACATTATTACTACTATTATATAATGCTTAACCAGTCGTTATAATATACATGCAAAGTGAGATCACATGCAAATcaattaatcacgattatttgtgtttatatatatatatatatatatacacacacacacacacacacacacacacatgtatatatctacatatatatatatatatatatatatatatatatatatatatatatatatatatatatatatatatatatatacacacagtacagtccaaaagtttggaaccactaagatttttaatgtttttaaaagaagtttcgtctgctcaccaaggctacatttatttaattaattaatattaattaattttattaaaattttatttatttcgtttatttaattaataaatattattgcaatttaaaataactgtgtactatttaaatgtatttgacaaagtaatttattcctgtgatgcaaagctgaattttcagcatcgtttactccagtcttcagtgtcacatgatccttcagaaatcattctaatatgctgatttgctgctcaataaacatttatgattattttcaatgttgaaaacagttgtgtacttttttttttcaggattccttgatgaatagaaagttcaaaagaacagcatttatctgaaatacaaagcttctgtagcattatacactaccgttcaaaagtttggggtcagtaagaatttttatttttatttttttgaaaagaaattaaagaaatgaatacttttattcagcaaggatgcattaaatcaatcaaaagtggcagtaaagacatttataatgttacaaaagattagatttcagataaacactgttcttttgaactttctattcatcaaataatcctgaaaaaaaatattgtacacaaatattttgtacaattgtacacattaaatgtttcttgagcagcagatcagcatattagaatgatttctgaaggatcatgtgacactgaagactggagtaacaatgctgaaaattcagctttgcatcacaggaataaattactttgtgaaatatattcaaatagaaaacagttattttaaattgtaataatatttcacaatattactgttttttactgtatttttaattaaataaatgtagccttggtgagcagacgaaacttcttttaaaaacattaaaaatcttagtggttccaaacttttggactgtactgtgtatatatatatatatatatatatatatatatatatatatatatatatatacaaacttttgttagatgcaattaattgcgattaagcgatttgacagcactattatatatatatatatatagttgcaagaaaaagtatgtgaaccacttgcagaatctgtgaatatgttaaatattttaacaaaataagagagatcatacaaaatgcatgtcattttttatttagtactgtcctgagtaagatattttacataaaagatgtttacatataattcacaagacaaaaaaatagctgaatttattaaaatgacctagttcaaaagtatgtgaaccattgattctcaatactgtgtgtggttacctggatgatctgtgactgtttgtttgttttgtgatggttgttcatgagtctcttgtttgtcctgagcaagTAAACttagctctgttcttcagaaaaatcctccaggtcctgcagattgttccatcttttcacactgaggacaactgagggactcaaactcaactattaaaaaaggttcaaacattcactgatgctccagaaggaaacacgatgcattaagagccggggggtgaaaaccttttgaatttgaagatcaaggaatttaatttgtcttctgacAAACATttaagtatcttctgttgcttccaaggggcagtactaaatgaaaaacaatgatatttaaacaaaataagaaacatTTGGACATCTTcgtcctgttcaa
Above is a genomic segment from Megalobrama amblycephala isolate DHTTF-2021 linkage group LG14, ASM1881202v1, whole genome shotgun sequence containing:
- the meig1 gene encoding meiosis expressed gene 1 protein homolog, with amino-acid sequence MSCSVFLDNKAKPKSISRAKQWTGEVEDLYRFQQAGYRDELEYRQIKQVEIDRWPETGFVKKLQRRDNTFYYYNRKRECEDREVHKVKVYAY